From Candidatus Omnitrophota bacterium:
GAAGATTGAAGGGTTAAAGATTGCCATTGTTGGCGACATTTTACACTCACGAGTTGCAAGATCAAATATTTGTGGTTTAATTAAGCTTGGAGCAAAAGTGACTTTGTGTGGTCCCTCGACATTGATTCCAGTTGGCATTGAGGATCAGGGCGTTAAGGTGACGTATTGTTTAGAAGATGTTTTAGGCGATTCTGATGTGTTAATGTTTTTGCGTTTGCAGAGAGAAAGACAAGACGAAAAATATCTTCCATCCGTTCGAGAATATGTTCAGAAATTTGGCCTTAATAAAGAAAAATTGAAAATGGCCAAGAAAAATGTTGTGATTATGCATCCAGGCCCAGTGAACAGAGGCATTGAACTATCTGCTGATGTTTCTGACGGAGAGAATTCTGTTATTTTAGAGCAGGTGACCAATGGTGTTGCAGTACGTATGGCTGTTTTATATTTATTGTTAGGAAAAAAGGAAAAGTAGAGAAAGGCAAAAGAATATGGCGTTGCTTATAAAAAATGCAAATATCGTAAGCGCAAAAGGAATTGCAAAAGAGTGCCAAGATATTTTGATTGAAAAAGGGATCATTGAAAAGATTGCATCCAAGATTCCTGCAGGTGATCATAAAGTCATTGATGCGACCGGCAAGCTTGTTTTGCCAGGATTGATTGATCTTCATTGTCATTTGAGAGAGCCAGGTCAAGAGCACAAGGAAACCATTGAGACAGGTTCAAAATCCGCAGCCAAAGGTGGATTTACAACTATTTTTTGTATGCCGAACACAAGGCCACCTATTGATAACGCAAAAATTATAGAAGGAATTTTAAAGGAAGTTAGGCGGGTTGGACTTGTGAATATTATCCCTGTTGGGGCTGTGACCAAAGGACAAAACGGCGAAGAGTTGACAGATATTTTTGAATTAAAAGAAGCGGGATGTTTGGCTATTTCTGACGATGGGAAATCGGTTTCGAATAGTCAGCTGATACGTCATGCTCTTGAATATGCGAAAATGGCTAATATCCTTTTGATGGAACATTGTGAAGATCCAACATTTAGCCATGGCGTGATGAACGAAGGAAGCTGCTCAACTCTGTTAGGTTTAAAAGGGATTCCGGACATTTCAGAGAGTATTATTGTGTCGCGAGATATTGAGCTTGTGCGTTATCTAAAAACAAAAATTCATTTTTCTCATATTAGTTCAGCGCGCTCTGTTGAGCTTATTCGTGTTGCGAAATCGCAAGGCATTGAAGTTACGGCAGAAGCATGCCCACATCATTTTTCACTTACAGAGAATGATGTAGAATCATTTAACACAAATACAAAGGTCAATCCTCCTTTGAAAGCAAGGGCTGATATTGATGCGATCAAGCAAGGTCTTAAAGACGGCACCATTGATTGTATTTCAACTGATCATGCACCGCATACGGCTGAAGATAAAGAGCTTGAGTTTGATTGTGCACCTTTTGGAATGATTGGTTTTGAAACAGCCTTAGGCTTGGCCATTAAAGAACTTGTTGAAACAAAAGTTTTAACATGGGGCAAATTAGTTGAGCGCATGGCTGTGATGCCAGCGAAGATTTCTGGGCTAACAACTAAGGGTGAGATTTCTGAAGGTAAAGATGCGGATATTGTTATTATTGATCCTGACAAAGAGTGGGTCTTTGAAGAAAGTGAAATTGTTTCAAAATCAAAGAATTCTCCGTTTATAGGAAAAAAACTCAAAGGATGCGTAGAAACAACAATCTGTGGTGGGAAAATATCGTATCAAGTTAAATAACCCAATGTCCACCTCGAGGGTGGAAGAGGTTGAGGTAGGTGGGTATGAAAGTTACAATATCAGTCATCGGAAGCCATGATCTTACACATGGGGTGGAGCAATTAGCCCATGAAATAGGCAAGTTTATAGCTGAAATGGGTGCAATACTAGTTTGCGGAGGTCTCGGGGGAGTAATGGAGGCGTCTTCGAAAGGGGCAAAAGAGGCTGGAGGAACAACAATTGGTCTTTTGCCAGGCAAGGAAAAAAAGGATGCTAATCCGTATATAGATATTGCGCTTCCAACATCAATTGGATTTGCCAGAAATGCTATGGTGGCATGTTCGGCCGATATTATTGTGGCTCTTCCTGGGAGCCATGGGACAAATTGTGAGATTTGCTACGGTCTTGTTTATAAAAGACCTGTGATTGATCTTGGAAATTGGGGAATTGATGGTATGATAAAAGTTGAAAATTTAGAAGAAGCAAAAAATAAGATTAAAGAATATATAGACGAAATCAAGCAAGCAAGGAGTTAGATTTTATGAAAAAACGAGTGCAAGTCGATAGCCTTATTCTATCATCCACCATTATTCTTACGGGAGCGCTCTATTTGTTTCCTGGGTTGTATTCCAAAAATATTTGGTCAGATAATATTTTTGATTATTTGGGATTTTTAGCTCTACTTTTAGGTGTTTATTTACGTATGGCTGCTCGTGGATATAAAAAAGAATTTTCTAGGAAAGGTCACGGGCTTGTGTCCAACGGATTGTATGCGTTTGTTCGAAATCCAATGTATTTGGGAAGTTTTTTGATGGGGTCGGGATTTTTATTGATTGTTTGGCCATGGTGGGCTCTACCTATTTTTGCGCTTGCTTTTTATCGAAGATTTAACAAGCAAATGATCAAAGAAGAGAAGCACCTAGAGACACTTTTTGGTGATGAATATAGAAATTATTGCAAGAAGACACCACGTCTTTTTCCTGAAATTAAGAAAATAAAAAAGTTAAAGTTTTCAGAAGTATTTCCTTGGGACATCACTTGGAGCACAAAAGAAAAACGAGGGCTTTTTTTATGGCCGCTTTTAGGCATTTTGCTTGAAACATTTCAACAGCAAGTTATCTTTCATCAGATTAATGTTGGGCAAACAATTAAGATTGCTGTTTTTGCAGGAATTGTTTTTGCGATCAGTTTAAAAGTGCTATACAGAAACAATAAGAATTTAAAATAGAAAAGTCCTGCCTCTTTTGAAAGTGTTCTTAGGGCAAGATCATGGTTTCATAATTATGCTAAAAAATCAGTATCAGCTAAAAATTGCATCAAACAAAAAGATAACAAAAAATTTGTATCATATGATCTTTTCTGGCAAAGCAATTGGCATGGATGCAAAGCCAGGTCAATTTGTCCATTTGCGCGTTAATGATAAGCTGACACCTTTTTTCCGTCGGCCCTTTGGGGTGTTTCGCCTAAAAGATTCTCTCGAGATTCTTTATGATGTTGTGGGTTTAGGAACAACGATATTATCACAAAAGAAAAAGGGAGACATCTTAGATGTTATTGGTCCTTTGGGTTCATTTTTTTGTATGCCGCCCAAAGGAATAAAAACAGTTGTTTTAATTGCAGGCGGCATTGGCATTGCTCCTTTGCTTTCGCTTTCAGACGCATTGAGAAAAAAGAAATACAAAGTCGTTCTTTTGCAAGGGGGGCGCAACAAAGACCAGATTGTTGCTTCGAGTGAATTTAAGAAAAATGGTTGTGTTGTTCATGTTTCAACTGATGACGGAAGCGTTGGGATAAAGGGGAGAGTGTCAAAATTGTTTTCCAACATAAAAGGAAACTCAGATGAAATTTTTATTTATGCGTGTGGTCCTAAGCTAATGATAAAATCTGTTCAGACATTTGCAAAGAAACAAAATATTTGCGGTCAAGCATCTTTAGAAGAAGTCATGGCTTGCGGAATCGGGACATGTTTAGGCTGCTCGACAAAAACAAAAAATGGATACAAGACGGTTTGTAAAGATGGACCGGTTTTTAGTTTGGATGAGGTTGTAATTTAGGAGGTTTGCTATGCCGTATCTTTTGTACGTTTTAGTTGGATTGGTTGGTGGAATCTTTAGCGGGATTTTTGGAATTGGTGGCGGGGCGATTATGATTCCAGCGCTTGTTTATTTTTTTGGGCTTACGCAACATCAGGCGCAAGGAACATGTTTGGCGATTTTGCTTCCGCCTATTGGTATTTTAGCGGTTCTTCGCTATTATCAAGCAGGACATGTGAATTGGGTGATGGCAGGGTTTATAGCCCTTGGATTTGTTTTTGGAGCCTATTTTGGTGCAGATTGGATTCAGGCGATTCCTGGTCCGCAGCTTAAAAAAGCGTTTGGTTTGTTTTTAATCATCCTTGGTTTAAAAATGTTTTTCTTAAAATAATAATGAAAAATCTCTCTATTAAAATCGGTAATGTCACTTTTAAAAATCCTGTCACGGTTGCTTCCGGAACATTTGGATATGTTGAGAAATATTATAAAATAAGTGATGTTAAAAAGCTTGGTGCAATTGTTCCAAAAACAGTTACTCTTAATTCTAGAGAAGGAAACCCGTCGCCGAGGATTGTTGAAACCGCATATGGCATGATTAATGCGATTGGTATTGAGAATTTAGGCGTTGATTATTTTATCAAAGAAAGAATACCACAACTTTCAAAACTAGGCGTGCCAATTATTGTAAGCATTTCAGCTGGTTCGAATAAAGAATTTGTTATTTTGGCGAAAAAGCTAAATCAAGTTAAGACTATTAAAGCGATTGAGCTTAATTTGTCTTGTCCGAATCTTAAAAGTAAGAAATTAATTGCTCAAGACAAAAAAGCAACTTTTGAAGTTGTGCGTGCCGTTAAAAAAGCAGTTCAAAAACCAATTATTGCTAAGTTATCTCCAAATGTGACAGATATTACAGAGATTGCTATAGCTGCTGAAAAAGGTGGAGTTGATGCTGTCAGTTTAATCAACACGTTAATGGCAACCGCGATTGATATTAAGACACGAAAATTTATCTTAGGAAATAAAACTGGAGGCTTA
This genomic window contains:
- a CDS encoding aspartate carbamoyltransferase catalytic subunit is translated as MSGWKTGDLLDLRDLTREDIYSILETAKSFKEVSTRDVKKVPALRGKTVVMLFSEPSTRTRVSFELAAKRLSADTLNVNVSASSLSKGESILDMAKNIEAMNVDMIVVRHKSSGVPKVLADALTPGIINAGDGCRAHPTQALLDMFTIKEKLGKIEGLKIAIVGDILHSRVARSNICGLIKLGAKVTLCGPSTLIPVGIEDQGVKVTYCLEDVLGDSDVLMFLRLQRERQDEKYLPSVREYVQKFGLNKEKLKMAKKNVVIMHPGPVNRGIELSADVSDGENSVILEQVTNGVAVRMAVLYLLLGKKEK
- a CDS encoding dihydroorotase, producing MALLIKNANIVSAKGIAKECQDILIEKGIIEKIASKIPAGDHKVIDATGKLVLPGLIDLHCHLREPGQEHKETIETGSKSAAKGGFTTIFCMPNTRPPIDNAKIIEGILKEVRRVGLVNIIPVGAVTKGQNGEELTDIFELKEAGCLAISDDGKSVSNSQLIRHALEYAKMANILLMEHCEDPTFSHGVMNEGSCSTLLGLKGIPDISESIIVSRDIELVRYLKTKIHFSHISSARSVELIRVAKSQGIEVTAEACPHHFSLTENDVESFNTNTKVNPPLKARADIDAIKQGLKDGTIDCISTDHAPHTAEDKELEFDCAPFGMIGFETALGLAIKELVETKVLTWGKLVERMAVMPAKISGLTTKGEISEGKDADIVIIDPDKEWVFEESEIVSKSKNSPFIGKKLKGCVETTICGGKISYQVK
- a CDS encoding TIGR00725 family protein: MKVTISVIGSHDLTHGVEQLAHEIGKFIAEMGAILVCGGLGGVMEASSKGAKEAGGTTIGLLPGKEKKDANPYIDIALPTSIGFARNAMVACSADIIVALPGSHGTNCEICYGLVYKRPVIDLGNWGIDGMIKVENLEEAKNKIKEYIDEIKQARS
- a CDS encoding isoprenylcysteine carboxylmethyltransferase family protein, yielding MKKRVQVDSLILSSTIILTGALYLFPGLYSKNIWSDNIFDYLGFLALLLGVYLRMAARGYKKEFSRKGHGLVSNGLYAFVRNPMYLGSFLMGSGFLLIVWPWWALPIFALAFYRRFNKQMIKEEKHLETLFGDEYRNYCKKTPRLFPEIKKIKKLKFSEVFPWDITWSTKEKRGLFLWPLLGILLETFQQQVIFHQINVGQTIKIAVFAGIVFAISLKVLYRNNKNLK
- a CDS encoding dihydroorotate dehydrogenase electron transfer subunit, translating into MLKNQYQLKIASNKKITKNLYHMIFSGKAIGMDAKPGQFVHLRVNDKLTPFFRRPFGVFRLKDSLEILYDVVGLGTTILSQKKKGDILDVIGPLGSFFCMPPKGIKTVVLIAGGIGIAPLLSLSDALRKKKYKVVLLQGGRNKDQIVASSEFKKNGCVVHVSTDDGSVGIKGRVSKLFSNIKGNSDEIFIYACGPKLMIKSVQTFAKKQNICGQASLEEVMACGIGTCLGCSTKTKNGYKTVCKDGPVFSLDEVVI
- a CDS encoding sulfite exporter TauE/SafE family protein → MPYLLYVLVGLVGGIFSGIFGIGGGAIMIPALVYFFGLTQHQAQGTCLAILLPPIGILAVLRYYQAGHVNWVMAGFIALGFVFGAYFGADWIQAIPGPQLKKAFGLFLIILGLKMFFLK
- a CDS encoding dihydroorotate dehydrogenase — translated: MMKNLSIKIGNVTFKNPVTVASGTFGYVEKYYKISDVKKLGAIVPKTVTLNSREGNPSPRIVETAYGMINAIGIENLGVDYFIKERIPQLSKLGVPIIVSISAGSNKEFVILAKKLNQVKTIKAIELNLSCPNLKSKKLIAQDKKATFEVVRAVKKAVQKPIIAKLSPNVTDITEIAIAAEKGGVDAVSLINTLMATAIDIKTRKFILGNKTGGLSGPAIKPIALKMVYDVAQKVKIPIIAMGGIMTADDALEFIVAGASMVAVGTASFVDPNAPLDILKGIDVYMRKNKIKSIKQLIGSINE